The following proteins are encoded in a genomic region of Sulfurimonas sp. HSL3-7:
- a CDS encoding 2OG-Fe(II) oxygenase, whose amino-acid sequence MNNFFIVAYEAGAEQTPVPTWATKRENPLALDPDIGNTVQRVDIESVPGAFRLENLLTQEECRRFIETTERLGYTEDASVSLPRSVRHNENLVWVVDETTHDIIWERCKRLMYDTIGIFNNKMPLGLNKRFRFYKYAEGDFFKPHTDGSWPGSRVVENKLIANAYPDRYSQMTFLILLNDDFTGGETAFYVDKNDPSRPAKRSEDVKITEIRTPAGGALCFPHGSHPLHCLHSSEPVLSGVKYIIRTDLLFER is encoded by the coding sequence GTGAACAATTTTTTTATCGTTGCCTATGAAGCGGGCGCCGAGCAGACACCCGTGCCGACATGGGCCACTAAAAGAGAGAACCCTCTCGCCCTGGACCCGGACATCGGCAACACGGTGCAGAGGGTCGACATAGAGAGCGTGCCGGGGGCCTTCCGGCTTGAAAATCTGCTGACGCAGGAGGAGTGCCGCCGTTTCATCGAGACGACGGAGAGGCTAGGCTATACGGAAGATGCTTCCGTATCACTGCCCAGAAGCGTACGCCATAACGAAAACCTTGTATGGGTAGTGGACGAGACGACCCATGACATCATCTGGGAGCGGTGCAAACGCCTTATGTACGACACCATCGGTATCTTTAACAATAAAATGCCGCTGGGGCTCAACAAACGTTTCCGTTTCTACAAGTACGCCGAAGGCGACTTTTTCAAGCCCCACACGGACGGCAGCTGGCCGGGAAGCCGCGTGGTTGAGAACAAACTCATCGCCAATGCCTACCCGGACCGCTACAGCCAGATGACCTTTCTGATCCTTCTCAATGACGACTTCACAGGCGGTGAAACAGCCTTCTATGTCGACAAAAACGACCCGTCCAGACCCGCCAAAAGGTCCGAAGATGTCAAAATTACCGAGATAAGAACGCCCGCAGGCGGTGCGCTCTGTTTTCCGCACGGCTCACATCCCCTGCACTGCCTGCACAGTTCGGAACCGGTACTTTCGGGTGTCAAGTACATCATCCGCACCGATCTCCTTTTTGAACGCTGA
- the glk gene encoding glucokinase → MILAGDIGGTKTNLALFEWVDDTLAVKAQQQFASRNFSSLNEVISAFIRQNAMPPVDAACFGIAGPVINGCCRTTNLPWEITASGLQQHLGIDKVRLINDLEATAYGMLYLPDSQFAELNPAGRPLNGNRAVIAAGTGLGEAMLLHDGTHYHPIGSEGGHSDFAPVTPQQDALLQWLRNRYTDHVSFERVLSGPGIYTLYQFLNESGFAPQPSSMLEIPEGIDRSAMVSKCALEHNDPLCTETLRLFAEIYGAEAGNLALKSMSLGGVYIGGGIAPKILPFITEHFMNSFAAKGRFEEMLRSMQVKVALDPDTALLGAARFALDKL, encoded by the coding sequence ATGATACTAGCGGGCGATATAGGCGGCACCAAGACAAACCTGGCACTCTTCGAATGGGTTGATGACACCCTGGCGGTCAAAGCGCAGCAGCAGTTCGCCAGCCGTAATTTTTCGAGTCTTAATGAGGTCATTTCCGCATTTATACGCCAGAACGCCATGCCGCCGGTCGATGCGGCCTGTTTCGGCATCGCCGGTCCGGTGATCAACGGCTGCTGCCGTACGACCAACCTGCCTTGGGAGATAACCGCTTCGGGGCTTCAGCAGCACCTCGGCATCGACAAAGTACGTCTGATAAACGATCTTGAAGCGACGGCCTACGGCATGCTCTACCTTCCTGATAGCCAGTTTGCGGAGCTAAACCCGGCAGGACGTCCCCTCAACGGCAACCGAGCCGTCATCGCGGCCGGGACAGGGCTGGGAGAAGCCATGCTCCTTCACGACGGCACGCATTACCACCCCATCGGCTCCGAAGGCGGCCACAGCGACTTCGCGCCCGTAACGCCGCAGCAGGACGCCCTCTTACAATGGCTGCGCAACCGCTATACGGACCACGTCAGTTTTGAGCGGGTCCTTTCGGGCCCGGGCATCTATACCCTCTATCAGTTTTTGAATGAGAGCGGTTTTGCGCCGCAGCCCTCTAGCATGCTGGAGATCCCCGAAGGCATAGACCGCAGTGCGATGGTAAGCAAATGCGCGCTCGAGCACAACGACCCGCTCTGCACGGAGACACTGCGCCTCTTCGCAGAGATATACGGCGCCGAAGCGGGAAACCTTGCCTTAAAAAGCATGTCACTCGGCGGGGTCTATATCGGCGGCGGGATCGCCCCGAAGATCCTCCCCTTCATCACCGAACACTTTATGAACAGTTTCGCAGCCAAAGGGCGATTTGAGGAGATGCTTCGCAGCATGCAGGTCAAGGTCGCCCTGGATCCCGATACGGCGCTGCTCGGAGCAGCCCGTTTTGCTCTCGACAAACTGTAA
- a CDS encoding DUF2237 domain-containing protein: MFEPINALGGPLEPCSTKPLTGFYRDGSCQTGKDNPGVHAVCIYATKEFLEYSKAVGNDLSTPLPQYNFAGVKPGQSWCLSGPRFVQAVKDGHAPGIFIHSTHQAMLQLIDLETLKKHALDL; encoded by the coding sequence ATGTTCGAACCGATCAATGCGCTTGGCGGCCCGCTGGAACCCTGCAGTACAAAACCGCTGACAGGATTTTACAGGGACGGCTCATGCCAGACAGGCAAAGACAATCCCGGCGTGCATGCCGTATGCATCTACGCGACGAAAGAGTTCCTGGAGTACTCCAAAGCGGTCGGTAACGACCTCTCCACGCCGCTGCCGCAGTACAACTTCGCCGGCGTCAAGCCGGGCCAGAGCTGGTGCCTCTCGGGTCCGCGTTTCGTGCAGGCCGTCAAAGACGGCCATGCACCCGGCATCTTCATCCACTCGACCCACCAGGCGATGCTGCAGCTCATCGACCTCGAAACG
- a CDS encoding ribonuclease H — protein sequence MQRVDEDFLSLGVDDPSDISENQLLLLDIDVSQKALWQELALGKEISDARAELFVLLKGITTKVNQEKIIKNYKALQAFRKAPPVQQSRKEEKQAPMTGEVTIYCDGGCSPNPGESGSGVALYREGRVDALWYGLYERRGTNNTAELNALYQSLLIAQNESEAGNRVEIRCDSMYSINCIKTWAVGWEKNGWTKKGGEIKNLEIIKSAYALYNRLKHEVSLSHIKAHAGLEGNELADRMTVYAREQKHEGFVRYEGDIDVAEILSMRAG from the coding sequence ATGCAGAGAGTAGACGAGGATTTTTTATCGTTAGGCGTCGATGACCCTTCTGACATAAGCGAGAACCAGCTCCTGCTGCTTGACATCGATGTCAGCCAGAAAGCACTGTGGCAGGAACTTGCCCTCGGTAAAGAGATATCCGACGCGCGGGCTGAGCTTTTTGTGCTGCTCAAAGGCATCACGACGAAGGTCAATCAGGAAAAGATCATCAAAAACTACAAGGCCCTGCAGGCGTTCAGAAAAGCGCCTCCGGTTCAGCAGAGCAGAAAAGAGGAGAAGCAGGCGCCAATGACAGGCGAGGTGACCATCTACTGTGACGGCGGCTGTTCGCCCAACCCCGGTGAATCGGGCTCTGGCGTGGCTCTTTACCGGGAAGGCAGGGTCGATGCACTCTGGTACGGGCTTTACGAGCGAAGAGGGACGAACAATACGGCCGAACTCAACGCCCTTTACCAATCCCTTCTTATCGCGCAAAACGAGAGTGAAGCGGGGAACAGGGTCGAGATAAGGTGCGACTCCATGTACTCGATCAACTGCATCAAGACCTGGGCCGTCGGCTGGGAGAAGAACGGCTGGACAAAAAAAGGGGGCGAGATCAAGAACCTGGAGATCATCAAGAGCGCGTATGCCCTCTACAACCGCCTCAAACACGAGGTATCGCTTTCGCACATCAAGGCGCATGCCGGCCTCGAAGGCAATGAGCTGGCCGACAGGATGACCGTCTATGCCCGCGAGCAGAAACACGAGGGGTTTGTCCGCTATGAGGGCGACATCGATGTGGCAGAGATCCTGAGCATGCGCGCCGGCTGA